GGAGAGTCGGAGCCTGGCAAGAAAATCCTAGACTTACTTTTACGGCTGATTTCCCTGGTTGATATACAGGTGAActcatattttgtttcttttacttACATATGTTTGGTTTCCCTCTGAAAAGTTTACTGCTGttttcctcttcatttttGTTCTGCATCTGAATATCTAGCTTCAATACCCTAGTTTGTTTGCATAACACTTGGTATAGAAGTAATTTTGCGACATCGTTaatgtttgagagagagagactttgCAATTTACCATGAGCGTTGCATATATTGGCAGTGTTGATGGAATAAAGTTGTCTCAAAAGGTGTTATGAGTTTCTCTCAACTTTGGTTTTTAAACTTTACTGAACATTAGCATTTATGTGTTCAGGTACTGCCAGACTTGATGAAGTTGTTGGCACAGCTAATCGCCCAACTACCAAAAGATGGCCAGAATATGATTCTAAACGACTTATATTCACAGGTTGCAGAATCTGATGATGTTACACGCAAACCCACTTTAGTTTCTTGGCTGCAATCATTGTCTTACCTTTGTTTTCAAGAAACAAGTGGGAGTGCAGCCTCCAGAAAAGTGGGAAGTGAAGCAAACAGAACTTCTGTGAGGACTCCAGACCCATTAAATGATACTAGCCTAAATGCTCGACTATGAGATCGAGGTGCAGTAATCAAGATTACTCACTGTCCttttgagtgttttttttattgttctcAATATTGCAATAATTGAAAGTACCACTCGGTAGTGTTATATTTCCATACTTCCTGTTCAACTCAAAGATGTGGTTGTTGTGAAACACATACAACTTTCATTTATAGTTCCTTAATTCTGTCATAATGTTGTAATTTGTGGGATGTTTCATGAAAAGAGAATGTCTCGCTTTTTATATAAGAGACATTTCAGTCCTAGTTTTAAATCACAGCAGCTTGATCTCTCTTGCATTCAATTTTGGATCCTTCAACTGGAACTTCAGTTTGGTCTTGTAAGATTAGGCATCCATCATGAATTTCGTTCTTTCAGTGAGGGAACATATACTTGGTTGACTGTTTTAGAAGGTATGGCTTGTGCAGTTGCTACTTTGGTGCCTTCAAGAGCTCAAATTATCATCTGGCTTTCTTCACACTATCCATTCTTGTAGAAGGACTGAATGGCCAGTTGATTTCATACAAGGAATTAGATGGCAAAGAATCATTTGTTGAATTATGTTGGGTGGTATAATGGCATTGGAGATCATTTGAAAACTGGTTATAGGATATTCGATTCATGACACTTGGGGTTCAGACTATCATGACAATCTCTAATGTCAGAATTGATGTCCGCATATGGGAGGTGAACTGTAAGATATTTTCTAAACAAGACTTGTGTtccttttttcaaatttcatggcAAAAGTTGGTAAAATGGAGAAATTATGGAAGAGTAGCATTCGAAGATCGGAGGTTGGGTAACCTAAACCTTCCCACTGTCTCATGATTGATTAGACTAATACTTGAAACTCAAGGTAAGAGCTATCGTGGTAATTTACCATTGCCAAACAGATGGCGACTTGCGTTAATGCTAACCATATTTCCTTAGAGCTAACCACTTGCTCCTTTTTATGGACTGACTGGAAAACTGAAGATGTTTTCTTCGACATGCCTTTGAATCTGTTACTTGAGCAATAGTATGAGTTTCCAGTTTGGATATGATTGCAAACCTTCTATTTTGGATAAGACTCAATACCACAGTGACTTGCAAAAGTTTAGAACTTAGGGAAGGTCTTTCAGAAGGCTTATCTTTTGTTACCTCTAAGCTTTGCTATTGCTGCCCTTCTCCTTCCATGCTATCCCAATTCCTCATATAATTTGCTGCTTGTTCACTGTTTGTTTTCTCCAATCCTGCTATACTTGCTTGCATCCATCTGCAGAGTGGGGCAAATACTTATTGGTTCGAAGAACAGCCATATCTAAACAAGTGAAATCAGCTTTCAGCCTGACAGCACAGTCTGCTTCTCTTGAAGAAGCAGAAATTTCTTGGCAGGATCATCTAAATTCATTTTCCTTCTTACTGCCTCCAATTATGTCTAAGTTCCTACTTTAACATCAGTAACTAACAATGCTCATGCGACAGACCTATAAAGAGAAGCAAGAATGTTGGAAATTCAAGCGATCGGATCAATCTGGAACTGATTGTACTAGAAATTAAACAACCTATGCAGGTGAATCCACATCAGACTCAAAAATTTGCACAAATTGCTCAGAAATTCAGAGAGCCAAACCTTGGCCAGTTCCGGTATGCAGCTGCTATTAGTACTAAGAAACTGGCAAAAGAACACGAGCATTCACCAAACCTCATCAAAATCACACGTCATAAGGGACAATGGGATCACATGAACCAATATTCTTCAACTTAAAACAACTCCAACACAAGAACTACCTCTGAACCTTCATCTGCCAAGGAATGGAAGCAAACAACAATGACAAAGGTTATAGAGTCATCATGCATGTCTTTTTGGTGTCTTATGACTAAAACAAATGAATATAAACAAGTCCTGTGAATCGACTAAAAGATTTAAAGAAATATTCATACAAGCATTTCAAACATCATATCTTCAAATAGTCACTTTTGACCTTTGATTTCTCTTACTATAGTTCATCATTCCTCAAAAATTTTATATGATTTGAAAGCTATTTACACGCTTTAAAACCCCCATAATCTTGGTTCttgtaatttcaattttatcatTGTAGTATCATAATTATAGTAATTCAAGGACAAATCACAATTTCCGTCATTTTTTTTCACGGCCTAACTATGTGCCCCTCACATGAGATGTATTTTTGTCCTTTCGTGCCCTTTAATCTCAAAGGCCAAAAGTAAATTTTGGTCCCTGTAATTTATcagtattttcatttttgaccgtgtgtttttcaattttgtcattgtaattttataattgtagcaattcaaggacatcTAACAATTTTCGTCAATTTCTTTCATGACGTGTCTTTGAATTGCAACAATTATAAAACTACATGAACAAACGTAAGAAAACACAGGAAGGAAAGTGACTTTTtgccaaataagaaaacaaactgACAAAGCTTTCCCGAGTGTCATCCTTCATTTTCGAACACTATCAAAAGCTTTCATGATCAATTCTGTTCTGCTTTTTTGCCGTTTGAGAATCGTAAACGGATGAGGCTACGTTGAGATATAGCTCCCGCGAGTGTCGCTCGATTTTTGTTGCGCTGTAAGTTGAAAGCCTGTTTCTTACTTGATCGACAGGTAtcagaattttcttttgaatgggttttttctttccagaTTACTTCATTATTTTCCCAATTTGTAGAATTTAGAAAAAGAGTGAAACAGAAGAGCTGGTAACccaatattgcttgcattgaAGTGGTACCCAATTGGACGCCTTTCGATCTAATTATGTTTTACTATAGAGTTTTCATCGAATTTCCAGCTTTGGTTTCCAAATATCTTGGGGTTAATTCCCCAAAAAAATGTATGATTTACATATTTGGTCGGCCTTGTAAGATTTAGATCAGCAGTTTGATGGTTTAAACTTAATTGAATTTGGGTTTCTGCAAGGTCAGGTTTAGATTCATTCGGTTTGTGGGGTTAGCTTGAATGCAAAGGAAgcaattggttttttttgtttttgtttttcctttgaaTCTTTACTTGGTGCACATTTTGCTTGGTGAGAAGTACCTGGGAAATGCGTGTTCACGTTTTGGTTATGAGGGTGCTCAAGTTGAGAGGCTTAAagaaattctcaaattctGTTCTATATGTGTTCCCAGTATGATaatgaaaacaacttttttttttggtcgattattctcttaaaaaattaatgagtTCTAATATTTTGCCACTTTCACGGGGCTTCTTGTATACTTCTTGGTCATCAAAAGAACAtgatatttaaaaagatttttgttttttcttttggaaacaAAAGCTTAAGAGTTTTGGGTATTGGTTGATTATTGAACCTTAAgttgttttatgtttgttcGGTGGTGTAGGATTTTGGGATGATAATCAGTAAAACAGAGGTGAACTTGAGGAGGCTGCTTGCAGCTGCTCCTCAGCAACAAAACCAGGCAAAACTTGTACATGTATGATCCTTGTCCTCTCACCTCTGATATGGATGTTGTTAATAAAATTACAGGTCACATgcttttattcattttctgaCAATTGATTTGTCCCAAAAAATTTCTGGTTTTTCGTCTCTATACAAAgtctagtttttgtttttttggttttgttttttgtgtttctgGGATGTATACCCTTTATGGATGACTAAGTGCTGCTGCTTTGCAGTATATTGCTACTTTACGAGAACAGGTAGAACAACTAGCTGAAGAGAGAACTCCAGAAGGCTTACCAAGGTTGGTATGTGTTCTATTTTTCCCCCTTGGTTTActttaacttttatttattcaacaaTTTGATGCATGTACCAATATGCTTCCTTTGTTCTACTTTACAAATCAATCAGAAGGTTTTGGTAGGCATGATTGGAAATATATAACATTCCAAACACTGTTTAGAGTGAATATTCTTTTATactcatattaagttttagagACATTTTCTCATATCATTTCCgtattttcattgttttagGGATTTTGGATGGAAAGAGTTTGTACAAATGAATATTGTATTGTCATAAGTTATTCCCTCTCTTTAGCCATTTGTGATGTTTTGAGTTATGAACTGtatgttcttttatttgtaATGCAGAACAAACAATTTCctgtcttttattttttattttgaaacaatttaaaatatataagatgaaTTTTGCTTATCAACTCGTACATTGGATGTATGATTTTTCATTGGGAAGTGGCAGATGTATATGGATTATTGCTGCCTCTGGTTTtgtctttcattttttctaaTTCTTTCTAGAAGTCTCAATGCTCCATGCTTATCCTATTTAATGAAAAGCTCGTGCACCATTTTTTCTATTGAAACACAACTTCAAAGTTGGCAAAAACAACCTGCTAGGAGCAACTACAAACATAAGTGTTTGGGGCTGCATAAGTGTACCTGTGAGAGTGAGTAACCAGTGTGTTTTGTGGTGTACTCATGTAGTACGTGATCTTAGGGAGCAAGTGACACTGGGCACAGTTTTTTGTGATGAGGTGTTTTGCTATAGGTGTGAACAGTTTTTCTTTGTGCAGGCGTTACCACAATAAATTCTGAAGTATCTGTCTCACTAATGTTTTGCTAAATGTAGAGcgtgattttttatattttatatttttaaaggtGGGCCCTAATGGTGGCTATGTCTTAATATTTTCATCCTTtctatttatatgtattttctGATACTCTGCCCTTAGAGCTTGTAAGTTTCTTAATTTactaattgaaatttttatttatgcttCTATATACAGAGTTTCAAAGGCTGTCTTGAGTGATTATTCAGAGAAGATTGAAGCCATTGCTTCCAAATTAGCAGCTCCACCGGTGAGTACATATGATCTAGAAATCATATTGTCGCTTTTTGATGAATTGttgattttttgtattttaaaccAGTTAAATTGGAAAATATTCTTTAGATTTAGGGCTTTCTGAGTAACTTTAGTGTTAtgtacaatttaaaattaatttactAATAATGGGTTTAGTATGAAGATCTGGAAATTATATATGACAAGgtatgagaaagaaaaatattgttaGGCTGATACAAATTGGGGAGGAGACTGTTGGCACAACACCTAAATATtactgtaatttttttttcctgtgaTGGATGGTTGgacatttttagtttttatgcAGGGAACAATTTCTAGAGATTGTTTTAAGTTTTGGGCCCAACCTATTTCATGCTCAATAAAATACTGAAAATTTCTCCTTTAGTGCATCAGTACATGTAATTTGTTGTGTCAGTTTATGTCATCATCTCGAGAGAAAACCTTTAATATATGGATAATGTCTCTTGCTAGATTTCTACCATGTTATATCGCAGATTTTCAATCTGGCACCATATATGGAAGCAGGAATCCACCTGATCAAGGGTCCAGATTAACAGTCTGGCAAAAGAATATTTCCATATAACATATGTATATGTTTGCAATATATGGAGTTCATTGCTCCTAactgtgttttctttttttttctttttttttttgggggcaAACTCCCAGCCTGATATTCAAGCACCCCAGGAGTCTCTTGCAAGAATTTCTGTCAAAGCAAACTCTTCTGATACAGGAGACAATCAGTTTCCCCTTTCTCCAGGCCTGAGAAGGAGATTCGTGTAAGTGAACAATAGTTAGAATCATTATGATTATGTCTAGCTGCTTGATAGTGTTCTTTCGTATGATcacatgttttattttaactGGTGTTGTTTGTTAAATAGGCCTACCTCAAACGAAGATGGAACTCGTGAGACTCTTAGTGTTGATTCTTCAGCGCCTGTCAAACTGGATGCTGCAGCCCAAGCACACATTGAAAAGCAtaggtattttttttctacttatttttgtattttcataCTTTCTCGATTTCTCCTATTAAACTGGAGTAACTAGACTGtggatgaaattgaaaacgGGAGTGCTAGAATGTTGGTCCATAAACTGACACAGTGATGTAATTACATATGAAGCTACTTTTTCCttataaaccaaaaaaataagtttgttcttgtttaagaataaataaaacgtGATTATTGTACAAATGGAAATGACACCGATACCCCTTTGGGAACATCTGATAAAACTGGAACAACAGAGTCAGGTGAATACTTTGGGATTagttacttttatttttataatttatttctttacaTTTGTCTACCTAAAAATAGACCTTGGCCTACAAACGCCAGCCTGGCCATTATTAAGAGTGCTTATTAAGGAACTAGGTCCATGTCCAACACATGTTTTTCAAGTCCATCCGCATCGGAGTTGATCTCTATGTATGTCTGATACAACACTGCCAACAGAGGGTGGCTTGAATCAACATGACCTTGAACCAGATAACTCACCAAAGCAGAGTCTATCTTTACTGTTAAAATTTCAGATGTTAATTTTATATGCTTTTTACATTCTGTTTAGGATTCttataaattttcttctcttgtgaCAGAAAGCTTCAAGAGGATTTGACTGATGAAATGGTGGGATTGGCAAGGCAACTTAAAGAAAGTAGTCTCATGATGAGTCACTCCCTGAAAGACACTGAAAAGGTAAGATACTGTAGTTTATCTAATGCAAGATCTTGTAACCTCGGCGCTATTTGTATTTAGGCTGTGGTTTGATTTGTGTTTAGGGATGATACTGACCAGGGTGAAGTCTTTATGAAGGGAAGCTAAGGTGaaacaatattttaattttaggtGCGAAAATCAGGAGAAATGcttgaaaagagaaatgtTAAACAAAGAAACCAAGGTTGGGACTGTAAAGAGTCCTAGGCCAAAACCAATAGATTTGAAGAGGAGTTTAGGTGGTAATAGGAGAGTTGATTTAACTTTTTGTTTAGAAAGAGTTTAAAGGGAGGTCTGCAAGATGGTATCTGATCTGGTTTCCATGTTCAGAGAATTAATAGAAAGGAAGAAGTCAAAGAATAAGATGATTGGCTTGGCAATCAAACCTAGGAAAAGAAGGATATGCTGCTGAGTATCTTTCATACGATCCCTGAAAAAGTTAGAACACATTACGTATTCTTATATAAGATGTTTATCTATGCTATTCATGATGGTAATAAAACATAAGATATCTTACATGAagcagaaaaaattgaagctACATAAAACATACGCTAGGACTCAAATCAACCTAGATTGACTGTGCAGTGCCCCAAGAGAAAACCTTTATCGTCAGACGTAtcaaaatttaggaaaaagGTTCCAAGCAATAATGCAACATCTTGTGTTACTTCAAAAACTGATTGTTGTGATAAATGCCTACTCTCTGGTGTGTCTTAGATATCAATTTATAGCTGATGGAATAACATATCTTTTGGTCTCATAACTTAGTTATGGCTTGTGTGCAGATACTTGATTCTACAGAGAAGGCTGTTGAAAGTAGCTTGGCAAGCACTGGCCATGCCACTACACGGGCTGCGGATATATACTCGAAGACGTCCAAAACTACGTGTTTCACATGGCTTGTAATGTTTGTAATGACATGTGTATTCGTCATGGTTGTACTTTTAATTCGTGTCACTTGAGTGTATGTTGAGTTAGGAAAATTTATCTTTCCTCCCGTAATTGCTATGTATAATTTGCAATGTCGAACAGTGACATAGTTTACAACTTATCATGGACAAATTTTCTCAGAACTGGTTAAGAAAACATTCCCTTTCCTCATTCCCGTGATGTAGAAGAAATTCACGGATCCATTCATGAAGTTCTTGAGCACAAAGACAAAGGTTCCCAACTCAGACGGACCACAAATTTCTTTGGTAGTTGGTGGCAGTGATGCCGGCTTGAGTGGATCCTACGCCTGATTCGATTGGTTTAGCTTTTACCAAACAAATTGTCAGTCCCCGGTGCCAACATCTGGCTATGCATAAGACTAGAAGGCCATTCTACCAGTGCAGTTTAGCTTTAGATTAGGACAACAATGCAACGGATAAGGAAGAAAATTATTACAAGCACGCGTAAGTCTCTTATCTTAACAGAGTCCAACTACATAGCCCTTTTTGTGATGAAAGGTTTTGGCTTTGTTAATCTCAACTATATGTTCTATTCGTccaaaaatatacatatatagttaagagagagagagaggaataaTTATAAGTctagaataaaaataaaaataaaaatctatgCTAGTTGATGTGTGTCACTCTTAACTCAATAGATTATTAAATTAGCCCGATTTCAATGAAATGTGAATAAATCTACCGTACTTGAAAATGTATAGTTTAGTTTTGGGATGAGATTCGGATAGATTTGCCTACTGTAgttatttgtttataatttcCTCTCTTGCTTTTGATGCTaatttaaagtcatttttaaGAGGGTCAATATATTATGTAAATGGAGAAGCTCAGGATGTAGGAAGTATTAATTTGCTAGTCATAAGAGTTTGTattgtttataatttattatagtTTTTCACACCAAactaattacaataaaattcaatttgactTATCAAAACTTTCAGACGACCTTTCATAAACGATCTCATGGAAGCTATGAGGAGGTATAAGTAATAATAAAAGACAGTCtcgatttcaaaaaaattctaaCAAGATATGCGGCTCGTCTTgtgacaaaatattttgtctttaGTAATTGTATGGTTGTTGATCAAATTTAGATCTTGTTAGATGTCTTCAAAATATGATTTCAAACATAaatcttgttttgtttggtaCTTTTCTTCTCCTAAATTAGTTATATTGTATCAGGTTCCTAAATCTAGCTCAATTAAAAAGGTCATTAACTTTGTAAATTAGTGATCTCATGTTCGAACTTCCATGATGCATTGGTAgtatgtgtgtgagaaactctCCTTCCCTTTATATCCTAATCCTTACTAATTATAAAGAGCTTCAAGGTTTCTCTCAAATGGAAGCTTTTAGAAGATCAAGAAGATCGTGGCCTATACTTGTTCAAAATGAGCCCAACCATGTAGACTTTCCATTGTGATTAGACCATCTGATGCACGACTTGTCATTGCATATATTGAAGGAAATAGGGAAGCCAATGCCACCATGAAATTCGAAGAGACTATTTTAGAGGTGGAGCATGCACCAGCGGTGCCTTCGTTCTCTGCAAGAGGTCCGTTAAAGATTTTTAGAAACATTTTAAAGCCAGATAACGGCTTCGATTCGAAAAATGAGGGCCCTAGAAATAGGATTTGAGTCTTCGGAGGGTAACTACACCGTCGTTAGTGGAACATCGTTTGCTTGCCCCGATGTTGCTGGAGTTGCAGCGCTTTTAAAAAGTGCACCTCCGAAATGGAGCATTGCTGCCATTATGACAACTGCGGATATTTGGGATAACACTCAAGAACCAATCCGAGTCCATAAAAAGAGGAGTGTACTTATGAAGGTTATTGGACGTATGGGTGGCTGCTAGCTGTGAGGTTAACTTGGTGGCTGCTAGCTGTGATTGATTTAGTGATTATTTTACACGTCCTTAATTTAGGGGCATAGTTTTTTCCTGGTTTTAGTGTGTCGGCCATCAGCTCTTAGACTGGCCAATGGAACCTTAGCCTTTCCTAGCTTTTTCATATATACATGTGtaatattgtaaacaaaagcacaatgaaagaaaatattcttCCCATCGTTTTccacatggtatcagagctggAACCTTAACCGGCCtatctccatttctttttcctttgtttcttctgTACATGCCATTCAATAATGGCAGAAGATAATCTTTTTGGCTCTGAAGCTGAAAGCTTCACAGCACCTCCTTCTAGTTTTCCAGAAGCTGAAGTCAACCCAAACCAACGACTGTGCTCTGTGTTGTTAAATGAGTTTAACTATCTTCCATGGTCTAGAGCAGTAACTCTTGCCCTTGGAGGAAGATCCAAACTCGGATTTGTTAATGGAACCATTGAGGCACCTGAAGATTCGTCTCCGGAGTATGAAGCATGGCTGTGCAAAGACCAACTGGTCATGTCGTGGCTCCTTAACTCCATGGATCCTAAGCTGTCTGAGATCTTCAGTTTTTCAGAATCTTCTCTTTCCCTTTGGAAGGCAGTCAAAGATATGTATGGCAATCAAAACAATGCAGCTCGAGTGTTCCAACTTAAGAGGAATCTTGCAAGTCTCCAACAAGGTGATAAATCCTTTGTTCATCATCTCGGttgcatgaaaaatatgtggaACGAACTAGATATGTATCGACCACATACTATCGATGCTGCCATACTATTAAAAAGGTCTGAGGAAGACAaaatttttcatttgcttGCAAGTTTGGGGTCTGAATATGAAGATCTTAGAAGCCATATTCTAATGAACCCCGAACTTCCATCATTTGCAAGTGTTTGCACTACTGTCCAGCGAGAAGAAGTACGTAGGAAAGTCATGAATGTTGACATCAAATCTAGTGTGTCTGAGGCTAGAGCTTTTGTGACAAACCACAAGTCATCTGGAGATAGAGTGTACAAGGGAAAAAGGCCAGATCTGAAGTGTTTACACTGCAATAATATTGGACATCTAATAGATCGATGCTGGATATTACACCCTGAGTTGAAGCCAAAGTTTGAGAACAAGCCTTCAAGAGACTACAAGGGCTCACAAACCAGATCACATACAACCAAAAAccatgctgctgctgctacaTCAATTGATGGGCTGATGAACTTCACAGCCAATCCGGCTAACTTGATAAATGAATTCTCAGCCTATCTTCACACCAAAAAAGGAAGCACAAGCGAAGTATTGACGGGAGAAAATCAAACTGCTCTCCTTGGGCAGTTTGCAGGATTCTTAGCTGAGTCTAATCGTGTACCTCAAGGAGATGTTCCAGGTATTATGTGTGCTCTTTCAACTGCTCTAAATGTTAGTCATTCTTATGATTTTTGGATTATAGACTCAGGTGCCACTGATCACATGACAAATCAATATTCAAAGCTATACAATTTTGAAAGCTACACTACACCATCACTAGTTTCTATAGCAAATGGTAGAGGTGTACCCGTTCTAGGTAGAGGGAAAGTTAAACTGATTTCAGATAGTGTTGAGTCCACAGCATTATATGTTCCAtcatttccttttcaattGCTGTCCGTAGGAAGGATTACAAATTCTCTCAACTGTCGTGCAATTTTCTCCCCTCACAATGTTGTTTTTCAGGATCTAGCCACCAAGAAGCTGATTGGTGAAGGTCACTACCTAAAtgggctgtactatttttcaaagaaCCTTAATGTTCCAAAAGGGTTCCAAGTCAGTTCAAATCTAGAACATCAGTTGTGGCACCAACGTCTAGCACATCCCTCAGAATTTGTTTTGTCTACTTTGTTCCCTAGCTTATGCAAATCCTCACTTGTATGTGAAATCTGtcatttgtcaaaatttaCTAGACTTCCATTTAATTCTTCCATATCTAGAGCTAGCAAGCTTTTTGAGATGGTGCACTCcgatgtttggggacctgcACCTCTAGAGTCTTTTGATGGTTATAGGTACTACGTTAcctttgttgatgatttttcaaGAGTCACTTGGTTGTACCTCCTAAAATTCAAAAGTGAAGTCATGGATGCTTTCAAGAATTTTCATAATCTTGTCATGAACCATTTTTCGTCTCAAATTCACATACTAAGGTCTGATAATGGCACTGAATATACATCCAAAAATATGACTAACTATTTGAGCACACATGGCATTATACATCAAACAAGTTGTGTAGGTactcctcagcaaaatggaatTGCCGAAAGGAAGAATAGGGATCTACTTGAGAAAACCAGAGCTCTAATGTTACAAATGAATGTGCCTAAGAGGTTTTGGTCTCAAGGAGTTCTTACAGCTACCTACCTCATCAACAGACTGCCTAGTCGGGTTTTGGATTCAAAATCACCATATGAGgtcatgcaaaacaaaaaaattaacctTTCCCATCTGAGAATTTTTGGATGCACTTGTTATGCTCATATCCAATCCCATCACCGAGACAAGCTTGATCCCAAGGCAATTAAGTGTGTTTTCATGGGTTACTCCTCCACTCAAAAAGGTTACAAATGTTACAATCCATGTTCCAGAAAGCTATTTGTCTCAAGAGATGTAAGGTTTGATGAGATCAAACCATATTTCAACAAACCATCAGATCAAAATCGTCAGGGGGAGCACTTACTGGATTTCTTTCCATTACCAAATCCAGTCGAAACAAGTGATTGTGTTCATTCAGTACCTCACAACAGTGACTCTCATGCAACCAATATTGACAACGTGATTATTGGAGATGAAACTGAAGCCTCCGAAGCACAAGTTGTTCCTCATGACAATGACACATCATCTATAGAAGAGAGTGGAGCTGAACCTACTGTGATCCCATCTCAACCTCGGCGGAATCCAACTCGAGATAGACATCCACCATCAAGGCTACAAGACTATGTAACGTTCAATGTAAGGTACCCAATTCATAAGTTTGTAAATTACTCCAAAGTCTCTCACTCCCATGCAGCTTTTCTCAGTAAATTGTCAAATGAAAGTGAACCAAGGAACTTTCAAGAAGCCAATCTTCAAGATGTTTGGAGGCTAGCCATGGAAGAAGAACTCAAGGCCTTGGATGAAAATAAAACCTGGAGTGTAGTCCAGCTTCCAAAGGGAAAGAAGGTGGTAGGCAGTAGGTGGATctacaaaaccaaatttaattcTGATGGCT
The window above is part of the Prunus dulcis chromosome 1, ALMONDv2, whole genome shotgun sequence genome. Proteins encoded here:
- the LOC117629307 gene encoding uncharacterized protein LOC117629307 isoform X2 — its product is MIISKTEVNLRRLLAAAPQQQNQAKLVHYIATLREQVEQLAEERTPEGLPRVSKAVLSDYSEKIEAIASKLAAPPPDIQAPQESLARISVKANSSDTGDNQFPLSPGLRRRFVPTSNEDGTRETLSVDSSAPVKLDAAAQAHIEKHRKLQEDLTDEMVGLARQLKESSLMMSHSLKDTEKILDSTEKAVESSLASTGHATTRAADIYSKTSKTTCFTWLVMFVMTCVFVMVVLLIRVT
- the LOC117629307 gene encoding uncharacterized protein LOC117629307 isoform X1, whose product is MTKDFGMIISKTEVNLRRLLAAAPQQQNQAKLVHYIATLREQVEQLAEERTPEGLPRVSKAVLSDYSEKIEAIASKLAAPPPDIQAPQESLARISVKANSSDTGDNQFPLSPGLRRRFVPTSNEDGTRETLSVDSSAPVKLDAAAQAHIEKHRKLQEDLTDEMVGLARQLKESSLMMSHSLKDTEKILDSTEKAVESSLASTGHATTRAADIYSKTSKTTCFTWLVMFVMTCVFVMVVLLIRVT